One window of the Diospyros lotus cultivar Yz01 chromosome 12, ASM1463336v1, whole genome shotgun sequence genome contains the following:
- the LOC127813954 gene encoding UPF0481 protein At3g47200-like: MGSWVVEMQATKSIYKVHPFISNINKTAYQPRVVSFGPYHHGEPQLAWMEAHKKRVLNRYIHQLGVPQKEIFRLVEKMAQELKESYDSLDFKWQDNTKSFVQLMMLDGCFMLELLDVYKDDNYYSDNDPVFSRHGELYVMPFVRADMLMLENQLPMSLLLSLKYIRENVKRGQPIGTLDLGSTNIVQSDIEELNKSILFFLFYDISKYSEMGTCLHVLDLYRKGLLHTHNEDRNAASQSANEGEGFYPKMGKCFYQLKLRYQRLVHTQHTPGDAAPQSANEREGFYPKMGKCFHELELCYRRLVHTQHTPGDAAPQSSNQGVRKNKGVGHNVVRPATELHEAGVRFVKSESKSLLDITFGEGTLKLPNFMISDSTESIFLNLIAFERCHNPAGSYITSFVAFMDCIIDDSLDIKLLSSKGIIDNIIGTDKEAADLFNTMSKGLVLDLNENLGQMYTDLIHYCNRRWHKWRANLTQTYFRNPWAIISVIAAFLLLSLTAVQTIFTILN, encoded by the exons ATGGGCAGTTGGGTGGTGGAGATGCAAGCTACAAAGTCCATCTACAAAGTCCATCCCTTCATCTCAAACATTAACAAGACAGCCTACCAGCCCCGAGTCGTGTCGTTCGGGCCATACCACCATGGAGAGCCTCAACTGGCATGGATGGAGGCTCACAAGAAACGCGTTCTCAATCGCTATATCCATCAATTAGGGGTACCCCAGAAAGAGATCTTTCGCCTCGTAGAGAAAATGGCTCAAGAGTTGAAGGAATCATACGATTCCCTCGACTTTAAATGGCAAGATAACACTAAGAGTTTCGTGCAATTGATGATGTTAGATGGGTGTTTCATGCTCGAATTATTAGATGTCTATAAGGATGACAACTATTATTCTGACAATGATCCCGTCTTCAGCCGACATGGGGAGCTCTATGTCATGCCATTTGTCAGGGCTGACATGTTGATGCTGGAGAATCAATTACCAATGTCGCTTCTGCTCAGCCTCAAATATATTCGAGAGAATGTTAAG AGGGGACAACCAATTGGGACATTAGATCTCGGCTCCACAAATATTGTGCAGTCTGACATTGAAGAATTGAACAAAAGCatacttttttttctcttctatgACATTAGCAAGTACTCTGAGATGGGCACATGTTTACACGTGCTTGACCTCTACCGCAAAGGCCTACTCCACACACACAACGAAGATAGAAATGCAGCCTCCCAATCTGCAAATGAAGGAGAAGGCTTCTACCCAAAGATGGGCAAATGTTTTTACCAGCTTAAGCTCCGCTACCAGCGCCTGGTccacacacaacacacaccTGGAGATGCAGCCCCCCAATCTGCAAATGAAAGAGAAGGCTTCTACCCAAAGATGGGAAAATGTTTTCACGAGCTTGAGCTCTGCTACCGGCGCCTGGTCCACACACAACACACGCCTGGAGATGCAGCCCCCCAATCTTCAAATCAAGGAGTTAGAAAGAATAAGGGGGTCGGCCACAACGTCGTTCGCCCAGCCACAGAGCTCCACGAGGCCGGTGTCCGCTTCGTTAAAAGCGAAAGCAAAAGTCTCTTGGACATCACCTTCGGCGAAGGCACCTTGAAACTTCCCAATTTCATGATTTCTGATTCTACTGAATCAATTTTCTTGAATCTCATAGCCTTCGAGCGTTGCCACAATCCTGCTGGCAGCTACATCACTTCCTTCGTCGCATTCATGGACTGCATCATCGACGACAGTCTAGATATCAAGCTTTTGAGCTCGAAAGGAATTATCGACAACATCATTGGGACTGACAAGGAGGCAGCCGATTTGTTCAACACAATGTCCAAGGGTTTAGTCTTGGATTTGAACGAAAACCTTGGCCAGATGTACACGGATCTCATCCACTACTGCAACAGGCGTTGGCATAAATGGCGCGCCAATCTAACTCAAACTTATTTCAGAAACCCGTGGGCAATTATTTCTGTCATCGCAGCCTTCCTTCTCCTCTCTCTTACTGCGGTGCAAACTATCTTCACCAtcctaaattaa